One window from the genome of Pyrobaculum ferrireducens encodes:
- a CDS encoding uracil-DNA glycosylase: MDWYSDFVARLTACQKCPRLAAYRASVKPLKKYSGQPYWARPVPPWGDLKARVMVVGLAPAAHGGNRTGRMFTGDRSAQNLFKALHLLGLSTRPYSISRDDGVELRCVYITSAVKCAPPRNRPTQSEVENCVAWLREEIEAVKPRAVVALGAVAWGAVLRALGAAKAEFRHGAAVDLGGVKIYASYHPSPRNMNTGRLSAEDLAEVLRRAATEAGCI; this comes from the coding sequence GTGGACTGGTACAGTGACTTCGTCGCGCGCCTCACGGCGTGTCAAAAATGCCCCAGGCTCGCGGCGTACAGAGCATCAGTCAAGCCTTTGAAGAAGTACAGCGGCCAGCCCTACTGGGCCAGGCCCGTGCCCCCGTGGGGCGATCTGAAGGCGAGGGTCATGGTGGTGGGCCTGGCGCCGGCGGCGCACGGCGGCAATCGGACTGGGAGGATGTTCACTGGGGACCGCTCCGCCCAGAACCTTTTCAAAGCCCTCCACCTCCTCGGCCTCTCCACGAGGCCGTACAGCATATCGAGAGACGACGGCGTGGAGCTGAGGTGCGTCTACATAACCTCGGCGGTGAAGTGCGCCCCGCCGAGAAACCGCCCCACACAGAGCGAGGTGGAGAACTGCGTAGCGTGGCTCCGGGAGGAGATAGAGGCGGTGAAGCCCAGGGCCGTAGTCGCCCTCGGCGCGGTGGCGTGGGGCGCCGTGCTGAGAGCCCTGGGCGCGGCGAAGGCGGAGTTTAGACACGGAGCCGCCGTGGATCTGGGCGGGGTTAAGATATACGCCTCCTACCACCCAAGCCCCCGGAATATGAACACCGGGAGGCTCTCCGCCGAGGATCTGGCCGAGGTGCTGAGGAGAGCCGCAACCGAGGCGGGTTGTATATGA
- a CDS encoding ATPase, with protein MQIDVVALDDRNALFAEVKWGRATTRDLDALIEKSQRVDVGRRRRRYLVIAREGDVEGLVDFNAIDRLTAPIF; from the coding sequence GTGCAGATAGACGTGGTGGCGCTCGACGATAGAAACGCCTTGTTTGCAGAGGTCAAGTGGGGGAGAGCCACCACACGCGACCTAGACGCGCTTATAGAGAAGTCGCAGAGGGTGGACGTGGGCCGCCGGAGGCGGCGTTACTTAGTAATCGCGAGGGAGGGCGACGTGGAGGGCCTCGTAGACTTCAACGCCATAGACAGGCTGACGGCTCCCATATTTTAA
- a CDS encoding AAA family ATPase, protein MESIKASSVQLDTRWEPRLLGPLDKMMFDDVETWEIVVELGRGSSPISRGRGTRSCPAGVFPGAMRLFVPRYGFVDAVKVWAACRCTSPSSTTAGASRKAVFREGSLLYDEGYFLLREELWEPATYLSILKYIALGYSSLGKLAGALGMDKTNLTKYLSALEILGFVKHVAPYGQRRKGVYQAADNYTWFWLKFVLPNQSDMELGGRRGGGED, encoded by the coding sequence TTGGAATCGATCAAGGCGAGTTCGGTACAGCTTGACACAAGATGGGAACCCCGCCTCCTGGGGCCTCTCGACAAGATGATGTTCGATGACGTAGAGACGTGGGAGATTGTAGTGGAGCTGGGCCGGGGGTCGTCTCCGATCTCCAGAGGGCGTGGGACGAGGAGCTGTCCCGCCGGGGTTTTTCCTGGTGCTATGCGGCTCTTTGTGCCGAGGTACGGGTTTGTGGACGCTGTGAAGGTCTGGGCGGCGTGCCGCTGTACCTCGCCCAGTTCGACGACGGCGGGAGCTTCGAGGAAGGCGGTTTTCCGGGAGGGCTCCCTCCTATACGACGAGGGTTACTTCCTCCTCCGAGAGGAGTTGTGGGAGCCCGCCACTTACCTCTCTATTCTCAAGTATATAGCTCTTGGCTACAGCTCCCTGGGGAAGCTGGCGGGGGCGCTTGGCATGGACAAGACTAACCTCACCAAGTACCTATCTGCGCTGGAGATCCTCGGCTTTGTGAAGCATGTTGCGCCCTACGGCCAGAGGCGGAAGGGGGTCTACCAGGCGGCGGATAACTATACGTGGTTCTGGCTGAAGTTCGTACTCCCAAACCAGTCTGACATGGAGCTGGGGGGTAGACGCGGTGGTGGAGAGGATTAG